Proteins encoded together in one Microplitis mediator isolate UGA2020A chromosome 7, iyMicMedi2.1, whole genome shotgun sequence window:
- the LOC130671497 gene encoding dolichyl-phosphate beta-glucosyltransferase → MILLEIIIICILIFVSIFLIFCTFLYINTSRYPKIIRYNEEKYFLNPKTGKREEFPSLSDAFSLHLSVIVPAYNEEKRLIPMLDECLEFLENRKKLGLTYEIIVVSDGSTDQTVQVAQNYATKYDSIRVLELVKNRGKGGAVRLGMQSARGSLLLFADADGATKFSDLDKLEESIKEILSCDYKENPEKVANAHAVICGSRAHLEEDETAHRSLFRLFLMHAFHFLVWSLCVRHVRDTQCGFKLLTRESAKVLFNALHVERWAFDVEMLYIAQTLNIPITEIAVNWTEIEGSKIVPFWSWLEMGCDLLLIWLRYTIGAWKIIRPKKL, encoded by the exons atgatTCTTCTtgaaatcataattatttgtattttaatatttgtatcaattttcttaatc ttttgtacatttttgtatataaatacatcACGATATCCTAAAATTAtacgatataatgaagaaaaatattttttaaatcctaaGACTGGTAAAAGAGAAGAGTTTCCTTCTCTTTCTGATGCATTTAGTTTACATCTCAGTGTTATTGTTCCTGCttataatgaagaaaagcgac TTATACCTATGCTGGATGAATGTCtagaatttttagaaaatcgaaaaaaattgggatTAACTTATGAAATAATTGTTGTAAGTGATGGAAGTACAGATCAAACtgtacaagttgctcagaattATGCTACAAAATATGATTCTATAAGAGTATTGGAGCTAGtcaaaaatagaggaaaaggAGGAGCTGTAAGACTA GGTATGCAAAGTGCTCGCGGGAGTTTACTTTTATTTGCTGATGCTGATGGCGCTACAAAATTTAGTGATCTTGATAAACTTGAAGAAAGTATCAAAGAGATTTTAAGTT GTGATTATAAAGAAAATCCTGAAAAAGTTGCTAACGCTCATGCTGTTATTTGTGGATCACGAGCTCATTTAGAAGAAGATGAAACAGCACATAGATCTCTTTTTCGGTTATTTCTTATGCATGCATTTCACTTTTTGGTATGGTCACTTTGTGTTCGTCATGTACGTGATACTCAATGtggttttaaacttttgactCGTGAATCGGCTAAAGTATTATTTAATGCCCTTCACGTTGAGCGATGGGCATTCGATGTTGAAATGCTTTATATAGCACAAACTTTGAATATTCCTATTACAGAAATTGCTGTGAATTGGACTGAAATTGAAGGTTCTAAAATTGTCCCTTTCTGGAGTTGGTTAGAAATGGGATGTGATCTATTATTAATTTGGCTACGTTATACAATAGGTGCATGGAAAATAATAAGACCTAAAAAACTATGA
- the LOC130671498 gene encoding programmed cell death protein 6 isoform X1, translated as MAFQSPMPNREFLWNVFQRVDKDQSGAISADELQQALSNGTWTPFNPETVRLMIGMFDIEKSTPDPSGMFDKSGNGTVSFDEFGALWKYVTDWQNCFRSFDRDNSGNIDRNELKTALTNFGYRLSDGLVDMLVRKYDRLGRGTIYFDDFIQCCIVLYTLTSAFRKYDADQDGVITIHYEQFLSMVFNLKI; from the exons ATGGCTTTTCAATCACCTATGCCAAACCGCGAATTTCtttggaacgtttttcaaag AGTTGACAAGGATCAATCTGGAGCTATTTCTGCTGATGAATTACAACAAGCCCTATCTAATGGAACATGGACTCCTTTTAATCCAGAAACAGTTCGTTTAATGAtcg GTATGTTTGATATTGAAAAATCTACTCCCGATCCTTCAGGTATGTTTGACAAAAGTGGAAATGGAACAGTCAGTTTTGATGAATTTGGAGCTTTGTGGAAATACGTAACCGATTGGCAAAATTGCTTCCGTTCTTTTGATCGTGATAACAGTGGGAATATAGATCgtaatgaattgaaaactgCACTCACTAATTTTGGATATCGATTATCTGACGGTTTAGTTGACATGTTGGTAAGGAAGTATGATCGACTTGGACGAGgaactatttattttgatgattttattCAATGCTGCATAGTATTATAC acttTGACATCTGCATTCCGTAAATATGATGCTGATCAAGATGGTGTTATTACTATTCATTATGAACAATTTTTAAGTATggtgtttaatttaaaaatttaa
- the LOC130671498 gene encoding programmed cell death protein 6 isoform X2: MAFQSPMPNREFLWNVFQRVDKDQSGAISADELQQALSNGTWTPFNPETVRLMIGMFDKSGNGTVSFDEFGALWKYVTDWQNCFRSFDRDNSGNIDRNELKTALTNFGYRLSDGLVDMLVRKYDRLGRGTIYFDDFIQCCIVLYTLTSAFRKYDADQDGVITIHYEQFLSMVFNLKI, from the exons ATGGCTTTTCAATCACCTATGCCAAACCGCGAATTTCtttggaacgtttttcaaag AGTTGACAAGGATCAATCTGGAGCTATTTCTGCTGATGAATTACAACAAGCCCTATCTAATGGAACATGGACTCCTTTTAATCCAGAAACAGTTCGTTTAATGAtcg GTATGTTTGACAAAAGTGGAAATGGAACAGTCAGTTTTGATGAATTTGGAGCTTTGTGGAAATACGTAACCGATTGGCAAAATTGCTTCCGTTCTTTTGATCGTGATAACAGTGGGAATATAGATCgtaatgaattgaaaactgCACTCACTAATTTTGGATATCGATTATCTGACGGTTTAGTTGACATGTTGGTAAGGAAGTATGATCGACTTGGACGAGgaactatttattttgatgattttattCAATGCTGCATAGTATTATAC acttTGACATCTGCATTCCGTAAATATGATGCTGATCAAGATGGTGTTATTACTATTCATTATGAACAATTTTTAAGTATggtgtttaatttaaaaatttaa